A DNA window from Daucus carota subsp. sativus chromosome 3, DH1 v3.0, whole genome shotgun sequence contains the following coding sequences:
- the LOC108212867 gene encoding pectinesterase translates to MASKFSSKNSQALFFVIALSFVFSSSVADNVSSSNSICDSTPYPSSCISSLPTNYNTTNANVYKVCQFSIRKSMSNARKFKLLIEKYQKPSSALTPGAIRALEDCHLLADLNMDFLTSSLQSVSTKDLSSSRIEEVQTLLSSILTNTQTCLDGLQETASTWSQKNGISTPLANDNKLFSDSLSLFNKGWGHNMNEGTSYPSKKRLSGFKNSQLPSKMSSKDRAVFERIGRKLLQTDDGADEIPISDLVIVNKDGSGNFTTINQALAIAPNNSLASDGYFLVYVVAGVYEEYITIPKNKKYLMMIGDGINQTVITGNHNVVDGWTTFNSPTFAVVGQGFVGVNITFRNTAGGIKHQAVALRNGADQSTFYSCSFEGYQDTLYVHSQRQYYTECDIYGTVDFIFGNAAAVFQNCNIYPRLPLANQFNAITAQGRIDPNQNTGISIQNCNIKAAADLASSDGTTQTYLGRPWKQYSRTIYIQSFMDSLINPAGWREWSGDFALSTLYYAELGNTGPGSVTKERVTWPGFHKISGKEAANFTVSKFLLGDDWLPQTGVPYSGGL, encoded by the exons ATGGCTTCTAAATTTTCTTCTAAAAATTCCCAAGCTCTGTTTTTTGTAATTGccctttcatttgttttttcttCGTCTGTGGCTGATAATGTTTCTTCCTCTAACTCAATTTGTGATTCAACCCCCTATCCTTCCTCATGTATCTCCTCTCTTCCGACAAATTACAACACTACCAACGCCAATGTCTATAAGGTTTGCCAGTTCTCCATCCGTAAATCCATGTCAAATGCTCGCAAGTTTAAGTTGTTGATTGAGAAATATCAGAAACCATCTTCAGCATTAACACCTGGGGCAATCCGGGCTCTTGAAGATTGCCATTTACTTGCTGATCTCAACATGGATTTTCTGACTAGTTCATTGCAGTCAGTAAGCACCAAAGATTTATCTTCTTCCAGAATCGAAGAAGTACAAACCCTACTCAGTTCCATTTTAACAAATACACAGACTTGTTTAGATGGCCTTCAAGAGACAGCATCAACTTGGAGCCAGAAAAATGGCATCTCCACCCCTCTCGCAAATGATAATAAACTTTTCAGTGATTCTTTATCTCTATTCAACAAAGGTTGGGGACATAATATGAATGAAGGAACGTCTTATCCTTCAAAGAAGCGGCTATCAGGATTTAAAAATAGCCAGTTACCTTCAAAAATGTCAAGCAAAGACAGAGCCGTCTTTGAGAGAATTGGCAGAAAGCTTCTGCAAACAGACGATGGTGCTGATGAGATTCCAATAAGTGACCTGGTCATTGTCAATAAAGATGGAAGCGGGAATTTCACCACCATTAATCAAGCTTTGGCGATAGCTCCAAATAACTCACTAGCTAGTGATGGATATTTTCTGGTTTATGTTGTTGCAGGGGTTTACGAAGAATATATTACTATCCCCAAAAACAAGAAGTACTTGATGATGATCGGTGATGGCATTAATCAGACTGTGATCACTGGCAATCACAATGTCGTTGATGGATGGACCACGTTCAATTCCCCTACATTTG CTGTGGTGGGACAAGGATTTGTCGGGGTGAATATAACATTCAGAAACACAGCGGGAGGAATCAAGCATCAAGCAGTTGCATTAAGAAATGGAGCGGATCAGTCTACTTTCTATAGCTGCAGTTTTGAGGGTTACCAAGACACTCTCTACGTGCACTCCCAAAGGCAATACTACACAGAGTGTGACATCTATGGCACGGTGGATTTCATATTTGGTAACGCGGCTGCAGTATTTCAGAATTGCAACATTTATCCACGACTTCCATTAGCCAACCAGTTCAATGCCATCACAGCTCAAGGAAGAATTGATCCGAATCAGAACACAGGCATTTCTATACAAAATTGTAATATCAAAGCTGCTGCTGATTTGGCTTCAAGCGATGGAACTACTCAGACGTATCTAGGAAGGCCCTGGAAACAATACTCCAGGACTATTTACATCCAATCTTTCATGGATAGCTTGATCAATCCTGCTGGATGGCGTGAATGGTCTGGAGATTTTGCTCTGAGTACATTATATTATGCTGAGTTAGGCAACACGGGACCTGGATCAGTAACTAAGGAACGAGTTACATGGCCTGGATTTCACAAAATTAGTGGTAAGGAAGCGGCTAATTTTACAGTATCCAAGTTCCTGCTAGGAGATGATTGGTTACCACAGACGGGAGTGCCATACTCCGGTGGCTTATAA
- the LOC108212868 gene encoding pectinesterase, with protein sequence MTMASKFFSKNSLALFLVVELSVLCFSATADNISSTASICDSTPYPSSCISSVPTNYNTTNTNVYNFCQFSIRKSMSNARKFKLLLEKYLRSSSELTPGAIRALEDCHLLADLNMDFLTSSLQSVSTRDLSSSKAEEVETLLSSILTNTQTCLDGLQETASTWNQKNGIATPLANDNKLFSVSLSLFKKGWGHKITEGPSSPSEKHRAGFKNSRLPLNMSSKNKAIFEKIGRRKLLQTDDGAEVVPIRDLVIVSKDGSGNFTTINQAVAMAPNNSLASDGYFLIYVVAGVYEEYVTIPKNKKYLMMIGDGINQTVITGNHNVVDGWTTFNSPTFAVVGQGFVGVNITFRNTAGGIKHQAVAVRNGADQSTFYSCSFEGYQDTLYVHSQRQYYTKCDIYGTVDFIFGNAAAVFQNCNIYPRLPLANQFNAITAQGRIDPNQNTGISIQNCNIKAAADLASSDGTTQTYLGRPWKQYSRTIYIQSFMDSLINPAGWREWSGDFALSTLYYAELGNTGPGSVTNERVTWPGFHIITAKEAANFTVSNFLVGDDWLPQTGVPYSGGL encoded by the exons ATGACCATGGCTTCTAAGTTCTTTTCGAAAAATTCTCTTGCCCTGTTTCTTGTAGTTGAACTTTCAGTTCTCTGTTTTTCAGCCACGGCTGATAACATTTCTTCCACGGCCTCTATTTGCGATTCCACTCCCTATCCTTCCTCATGTATTTCATCTGTCCCGACAAATTACAACACTACCAACACCAATGTCTATAATTTTTGTCAGTTTTCCATCCGTAAGTCCATGTCAAATGCTCGCAAGTTTAAGCTGTTGCTTGAGAAGTATCTGAGATCATCTTCAGAATTGACACCTGGGGCGATCCGGGCTCTTGAAGACTGCCATTTACTTGCTGATCTTAACATGGATTTTCTAACCAGTTCTTTGCAGTCAGTAAGTACTAGAGATTTATCATCTTCTAAAGCCGAAGAAGTAGAAACCCTACTCAGTTCCATTTTAACAAATACACAGACTTGTTTGGATGGCCTTCAAGAAACAGCTTCGACCTGGAACCAGAAAAATGGCATCGCGACACCCCTGGCAAATGACAATAAACTTTTCAGTGTTTCTTTATCTCTATTCAAAAAAGGCTGGGGACATAAGATTACAGAAGGGCCATCGAGTCCTTCTGAGAAGCATCGCGCTGGGTTTAAAAATAGCAGGTTGCCCTTAAACATGTCAAGCAAAAACAAAGCAATTTTTGAGAAAATTGGCAGAAGAAAGCTTCTTCAAACAGATGATGGTGCTGAGGTGGTTCCAATACGTGACCTGGTGATTGTTAGTAAAGATGGAAGCGGGAACTTCACCACTATCAATCAAGCTGTGGCGATGGCTCCAAATAACTCATTGGCTAGTGACGgatattttctaatatatgttGTAGCTGGGGTTTACGAAGAATATGTTACTATTCCAAAGAACAAGAAGTACTTGATGATGATAGGGGATGGCATCAATCAGACTGTGATCACTGGCAATCATAACGTTGTCGATGGATGGACCACGTTCAATTCCCCAACATTtg CTGTGGTGGGACAAGGATTTGTCGGGGTGAATATAACATTCAGAAACACAGCGGGAGGAATCAAGCATCAAGCAGTTGCAGTAAGAAATGGAGCGGATCAGTCTACTTTCTATAGCTGCAGTTTTGAGGGATACCAAGACACTCTCTACGTGCACTCTCAAAGGCAATACTACACAAAGTGTGACATCTATGGCACCGTGGATTTCATATTTGGTAACGCGGCTGCAGTATTTCAGAATTGCAACATATATCCACGACTTCCATTGGCCAACCAGTTCAATGCCATCACAGCTCAAGGAAGAATTGATCCGAATCAGAACACAGGCATTTCTATCCAAAATTGTAATATCAAAGCTGCTGCTGATTTGGCTTCAAGCGATGGAACTACTCAGACGTATCTAGGAAGGCCCTGGAAACAATACTCCAGGACTATTTACATCCAATCTTTCATGGATAGCTTGATTAATCCTGCTGGATGGCGTGAATGGTCTGGAGATTTTGCTCTGAGTACATTATACTATGCTGAGTTAGGCAACACGGGACCTGGATCAGTAACTAATGAACGGGTTACATGGCCTGGATTCCACATAATTACTGCTAAAGAAGCGGCTAACTTCACAGTATCTAACTTCTTGGTAGGAGATGACTGGTTACCACAGACGGGGGTGCCTTATTCTGGCGGCTTATAG
- the LOC108214847 gene encoding probable pectinesterase/pectinesterase inhibitor 7: MSRKNKAIFERIGRRKLLQTDDGAEVVPISDLVIVSKDGSGNFTTINQALAIAPNNSLASDGYFLIYVVAGVYEEYVTIPKNKKYLMMIGDGINQTVITGNHNVVDGWTTFNSPTFAVVGQGFVGVNITFRNTAGGIKHQAVAVRNGADQSTFYSCSFEGYQDTLYVHSQRQYYTECDIYGTVDFIFGNAAAVFQNCNIYPRLPLANQFNAITAQGRIDPNQNTGISIQNCNIKAADDLASSNGTTQTYLGRPWKQYSRTIYTQSFMDSLINPAGWREWSGDFALSTLYYAELGNTGPGSVTNKRVTWPGFHIITAKEAANFTVSNFLLGDDWLPQTGVPYAGGL, translated from the exons ATGTCAAGAAAAAACAAAGCAATTTTTGAGCGAATTGGCAGAAGAAAGCTTCTTCAAACAGATGATGGTGCTGAGGTGGTCCCGATAAGTGACCTCGTGATAGTTAGTAAAGATGGAAGTGGGAACTTCACCACCATTAATCAAGCTTTGGCGATAGCTCCAAATAACTCACTAGCTAGTGATGGATATTTCCTGATATATGTTGTTGCAGGGGTTTACGAAGAATATGTTACTATTCCAAAGAACAAGAAGTACTTGATGATGATAGGGGATGGCATCAATCAGACTGTGATCACTGGCAATCATAACGTTGTCGATGGATGGACCACGTTCAATTCCCCAACATTTG CTGTGGTGGGGCAAGGATTTGTAGGTGTGAATATAACATTCAGAAACACAGCGGGAGGAATCAAGCATCAAGCAGTTGCAGTAAGAAATGGAGCGGATCAGTCTACTTTCTATAGCTGCAGTTTTGAGGGATACCAAGACACTCTCTACGTGCACTCTCAAAGGCAATACTACACAGAATGTGACATCTATGGCACGGTAGATTTCATATTTGGTAACGCCGCTGCAGTATTTCAGAATTGCAACATTTATCCACGACTTCCATTGGCCAATCAGTTCAATGCCATCACGGCTCAAGGAAGAATTGATCCGAATCAGAACACAGGCATTTCTATACAAAATTGTAATATCAAAGCTGCTGATGATTTGGCATCTAGCAATGGGACTACACAGACCTATCTAGGAAGGCCCTGGAAACAATACTCAAGGACTATATACACTCAATCTTTCATGGATAGCTTAATTAATCCTGCTGGATGGCGTGAATGGTCTGGAGATTTTGCTCTAAGTACATTATACTATGCTGAGTTGGGCAACACGGGACCAGGATCAGTAACTAATAAACGGGTCACATGGCCTGGATTCCACATAATTACTGCTAAAGAAGCGGCTAATTTCACAGTATCTAACTTCTTGCTAGGAGATGACTGGTTACCACAGACAGGGGTGCCTTATGCTGGGGGCTTATAA
- the LOC108214848 gene encoding uncharacterized protein LOC108214848: MEKIHHKYLHVNGINMHIAEIGEGQPVLFLHGFPELWYSWRHQLLSLSSLGYRAIAPDLRGYGDTDVPPSVSSYTVHHIVGDLVALLDSLKIGRVFLVGHDWGSFIAWWFCKLRPDRIRALVSLSVVHSPRNPKRKPLQSLRAAFGDDYYICKFQEPGVAEEDFARVDPALIIKKFLVGRNPGLFRIHKDGLGRNPGKQIILPSWLSEEDVNYYASKFKQTGFTGGLNYYRAMDLNWELTAPWTGVQVKVPVKFVVGDLDITYNTPGVKEYIHKGGLRRDVPFLQELVIMEGVAHFLQEEKPEEISAHIYDFIKKF; this comes from the exons ATGGAGAAAATTCATCACAAATATTTACACGTCAACGGAATCAACATGCACATAGCTGAAATTGGTGAAGGCCAGCCTGTGCTCTTCCTCCACGGCTTCCCTGAGCTCTGGTACTCGTGGCGCCACCAGCTACTCTCCCTGTCCTCGCTTGGCTACCGCGCTATCGCTCCTGACCTCCGTGGCTACGGTGACACTGATGTTCCTCCCTCGGTGTCCAGCTACACTGTCCACCATATTGTGGGAGACCTGGTTGCTCTCCTGGACTCATTGAAGATTGGCAGGGTGTTTTTAGTAGGTCATGACTGGGGCTCGTTCATCGCCTGGTGGTTCTGCAAGCTTCGGCCTGATAGAATCCGGGCTTTGGTTAGTTTAAGTGTCGTGCATTCGCCTAGGAACCCTAAGAGGAAGCCTCTGCAGTCCTTGCGTGCGGCGTTTGGGGATGATTATTACATCTGCAAATTTCAG GAACCTGGTGTGGCAGAAGAGGACTTCGCTCGTGTTGATCCTgcattaataataaagaaatttCTTGTAGGTCGCAATCCAGGTCTATTTCGTATACATAAAGATGGATTAGGGCGTAACCCTGGAAAACAAATAATACTTCCTTCTTGGTTATCTGAGGAAGATGTAAATTATTATGCGAGTAAATTCAAGCAGACAGGCTTTACAGGTGGACTGAACTACTATCGAGCTATGGATCT AAATTGGGAGCTCACAGCACCATGGACTGGTGTTCAAGTAAAGGTGCCTGTAAAGTTTGTTGTGGGGGACCTCGACATAACCTATAATACCCCAGGAGTCAAGGAATATATACATAAAGGAGGTCTCAGAAGAGATGTACCGTTTTTGCAGGAATTAGTCATAATGGAAGGCGTTGCTCACTTTCTCCAAGAAGAGAAGCCAGAGGAAATTAGCGCACACATCTACGATTTCATCAAGAAGTTCTGA
- the LOC108214850 gene encoding large ribosomal subunit protein eL18y translates to MGIDLIAGGKSKRTKRTAPRSDDIYLKLIVKLYRFLVRRTGSKFNAVILKRLFMSKTNKPPMSLSRLIRFMTGKEDKIAVIVGTITDDVRVHEIPCMKVTALRFTETARARIEKAGGECLTFDQLALRAPLGQNTVLLRGPKNSREAVKHFGKAPGVPHSHSKPYVRSKGRKFEKARGKRNSRGFRV, encoded by the exons ATG GGTATTGATTTGATAGCTGGGGGAAAAAGCAAGAGGACTAAGAGGACTGCCCCGAGATCGGATGATATTTACTTGAAGCTCATTGTCAAG TTGTATCGGTTTCTTGTGAGGAGGACTGGGAGTAAATTCAATGCGGTGATTTTGAAGAGGTTGTTTATGAGTAAAACCAATAAGCCTCCTATGTCGCTGTCGAGGTTGATACGGTTTATGACTGGAAAG GAGGACAAGATTGCTGTGATTGTTGGTACTATTACTGATGATGTTCGAGTGCATGAGATTCCTTGCATGAAGGTAACTGCTTTGAGGTTCACAGAGACCGCAAGGGCCAGGATTGAGAAGGCTGGAGGTGAATGTTTGACATTTGACCAGCTTGCTCTTAGAGCCCCTCTTGGACAGAACACA GTCCTTCTTAGAGGTCCCAAGAACTCCCGCGAGGCAGTCAAGCACTTCGGTAAAGCTCCTGGTGTGCCCCACAGTCACAGCAAGCCCTATGTACGATCAAAGGGACGGAAATTTGAGAAGGCTAGAGGCAAAAGGAACAGCAGAGGATTTAGGGTTTGA
- the LOC108212869 gene encoding uncharacterized protein LOC108212869, with protein MGEKIEKKKLLDPANPTSPIIIFTLSLTSSLCTAATTAAPTAYDLLKTYNFPIGLLPEGIKNYTLNPTTGKFNIHLNRTCSFSLEDSYQIRYESSISGYIEENRLTGLGGIRVKVLFFWLDIGEVDRSGDDLEFFVGVVSANFPVGNFDVCPQCGCGMDCDFVRKIKNE; from the exons ATGGGAGAGAAGATAGAGAAGAAGAAGCTATTGGACCCTGCT AACCCCACGTCTCcgatcatcatcttcactctCTCACTCACTTCCTCACTCTGCACAGCCGCCACCACCGCGGCTCCAACAGCCTATGACCTCCTCAAAACATACAACTTTCCCATAGGCCTCCTCCCAGAAGGCATCAAAAACTACACTCTGAACCCTACTACTGGCAAATTCAATATTCACTTGAACCGTACGTGTAGTTTTTCTCTCGAAGATTCGTATCAGATTAGATATGAGTCTAGCATAAGTGGATATATAGAGGAGAATAGGCTGACTGGTCTTGGTGGGATTCGTGTTAAGGTTCTTTTCTTCTGGCTTGATATTGGTGAAGTTGATAGGAGTGGTGATGATCTTGAGTTTTTTGTTGGCGTTGTTTCAGCTAATTTTCCGGTTGGGAATTTTGATGTGTGTCCGCAATGTGGGTGTGGAATGGATTGTGATTTTGTGAGGaagataaaaaatgagtaa
- the LOC108211584 gene encoding heavy metal-associated isoprenylated plant protein 35 produces MAKTPAVNNDPETLNFQTWVLKVYIHCEGCKKKVKKVLQSIEGVYMTVVDSEEHKVTVTGNVDGQQLIKKLLKSGKQAELLPQVSQQVEKSPNKSKKNKPQGQPKLNPDNKPNNSGGKPESPGQEGASTKKETLNGSGQDPEENPEPGNAEEGLVENGVGGNGNGGGKKKKKGQNGNNTANAGGNGNNGASNALGGVGAPKSAPGMMNPVPQPPPMGPINIGPPIEQLYPYPINPYPVQPPMYGLSYNTTYPTTSSSYYAPPMYDYTYSRSYPYPYHALPYPDQAKPYTPNGYDQEEDQSACSIM; encoded by the exons ATGGCAAAAACTCCAGCTGTGAATAATGATCCTGAAACCCTAAACTTCCAG ACATGGGTTTTGAAGGTCTATATCCATTGTGAAGGCTGCaagaagaaagtgaagaaaGTTCTGCAGTCCATTGAAG GTGTTTACATGACGGTGGTTGATTCGGAGGAGCACAAAGTTACGGTCACCGGAAACGTGGACGGGCAGCAACTTATCAAGAAGCTTCTCAAGTCCGGCAAACAGGCTGAGCTTTTACCTCAAGTTTCACAACAGGTTGAGAAGAGCCCAAACAAGTCCAAGAAGAACAAGCCTCAGGGCCAGCCCAAACTTAATCCCGACAATAAGCCCAACAATTCAGGCGGAAAGCCCGAATCCCCGGGTCAAGAGGGCGCGAGTACCAAAAAAGAGACCCTAAACGGGTCGGGTCAGGACCCGGAGGAGAACCCCGAACCCGGAAATGCAGAGGAGGGTTTAGTGGAGAATGGGGTTGGTGGAAATGGTAATGGCGGTggtaagaaaaagaagaaagggcAGAATGGTAATAACACTGCAAATGCCGGAGGAAATGGAAACAATGGGGCAAGTAATGCCCTCGGTGGTGTTGGAGCTCCGAAGTCTGCACCGGGTATGATGAACCCGGTGCCCCAACCACCACCTATGGGCCCGATAAATATCGGGCCTCCAATCGAACAACTATATCCATATCCGATCAACCCGTACCCGGTTCAGCCACCGATGTACGGGTTGAGTTACAATACCACCTATCCTACTACTAGTTCATCCTACTATGCTCCTCCAATGTACGATTACACGTACTCGAGATCGTATCCATATCCGTACCACGCGCTCCCGTACCCGGACCAAGCCAAGCCATACACTCCCAATGGCTATGATCAAGAAGAAGATCAAAGTGCATGCTCCATAATGTGA